The following coding sequences lie in one Dehalobacter sp. 12DCB1 genomic window:
- a CDS encoding NlpC/P60 family protein — MTKKIVVMLLLSAVLILGLAQVTNAALGDTLLKTGSTGPNVIELQTKLNCLGYSVGTVDGIFGLKTKAGVIAFQKSRNLLTDGIVGPITATALNKAYVSNVQNVKTGSSIAATAQKYIGVPYKYGGTSPSTGFDCSGFVQYVFKQNGIALPRISRDQYMVGKAVSFANLQPGDIVFFSMARNGVVDHDGIYIGNNQFINASSSKGVAVYSFGTYWKSVYIGAKRVI, encoded by the coding sequence ATGACGAAAAAAATTGTTGTGATGCTGCTTCTTTCTGCAGTCCTGATTCTTGGTCTAGCTCAGGTAACGAATGCTGCTCTTGGTGATACACTTCTGAAGACAGGCTCGACAGGGCCGAATGTCATCGAACTGCAAACCAAACTTAACTGTCTGGGTTACAGCGTCGGCACAGTGGACGGAATTTTCGGACTCAAAACCAAGGCCGGCGTAATTGCATTTCAAAAATCCCGAAATTTACTTACCGACGGGATCGTCGGACCCATTACAGCCACAGCGTTAAACAAGGCCTACGTCAGCAATGTACAAAATGTTAAAACGGGCTCCTCGATCGCCGCGACGGCCCAGAAATACATTGGTGTGCCTTACAAATATGGAGGTACTTCCCCATCGACTGGCTTTGATTGTTCCGGATTTGTTCAATATGTTTTTAAACAAAACGGAATTGCCCTGCCGCGTATTTCCAGGGACCAGTACATGGTTGGCAAAGCGGTTAGTTTCGCTAATTTACAACCTGGGGATATTGTTTTCTTTTCGATGGCCCGAAACGGTGTCGTTGATCATGACGGGATTTACATTGGCAATAACCAGTTTATTAATGCTTCCAGCTCCAAAGGTGTTGCTGTCTATAGTTTCGGTACCTACTGGAAATCTGTCTATATCGGGGCGAAACGCGTCATTTAG
- a CDS encoding YlmH/Sll1252 family protein, protein MITKAETVKKYAQDEESRLLLARALDKLEESEKKNIPACTRFCSEQQRVLLGNALKANGNPRYFFWGGYEGAERTVLIFLPDYLEPEHVIQDDEYCPLAFIRAEYTADSGLSHRDFLGSLMGAGIKRETVGDILVGENSTDLIVLKEILPFLINNLESVGRVKIKTAIISAGLLQIPEEKVLLLKDTVASLRLDSVVAAGFNLSRTKAGEYVESGKVMLNSLACDKTDKTVAEGDTLSLRGLGKIKLQEIGGLSKKGRQSIVIKKYV, encoded by the coding sequence ATGATCACAAAAGCCGAAACCGTCAAAAAATATGCCCAGGATGAAGAAAGCAGACTGCTGCTTGCGCGGGCGCTGGACAAACTTGAAGAATCGGAAAAGAAAAATATTCCGGCTTGCACGCGGTTCTGCAGTGAACAGCAGCGGGTGCTGCTTGGAAATGCACTGAAAGCGAACGGAAACCCCCGGTACTTTTTCTGGGGAGGCTATGAAGGGGCTGAGCGTACCGTATTGATCTTTCTGCCGGACTACTTGGAGCCTGAACATGTCATTCAGGATGATGAATATTGCCCATTAGCTTTTATCCGGGCGGAATATACTGCAGACAGCGGTCTGTCGCATCGGGATTTTCTAGGCAGTTTGATGGGGGCAGGAATCAAGCGGGAAACAGTCGGTGACATTCTGGTCGGGGAAAATAGCACGGATCTGATTGTCTTGAAAGAAATCCTGCCGTTCCTGATAAACAATCTGGAATCAGTCGGCCGTGTCAAAATAAAAACAGCAATCATCTCTGCGGGATTGCTGCAAATACCGGAAGAAAAAGTTCTTCTGCTGAAAGACACCGTAGCCTCATTGCGGCTGGACAGTGTGGTCGCGGCAGGTTTTAACTTAAGCCGCACCAAAGCGGGGGAATATGTTGAATCCGGGAAGGTCATGCTGAATTCGCTGGCATGTGACAAAACAGATAAGACGGTTGCGGAAGGGGATACGCTATCTCTGCGCGGCCTTGGGAAAATCAAGCTTCAGGAAATAGGTGGACTCTCTAAAAAAGGACGTCAGTCCATCGTGATCAAAAAGTATGTCTAG
- a CDS encoding XRE family transcriptional regulator, with translation MNEKVRDIAERIKGLRLLTGWAEEEAARKIGLPVQEYLKYEKGEDDIPISILYEIADCYQVDLTDVLTGVSPKLHDVCFIKKGKGLKVERYDQYDFQSLAYQYVNRKIEPLLVTLDAENSPELVSHHGQEFNFCLEGKMKVIIGSMEYVLDPGDSLYFNSLIPHKMLALEKRPAKFLTVILL, from the coding sequence ATGAATGAAAAGGTGAGGGATATTGCCGAGAGAATTAAAGGCTTACGATTACTTACCGGTTGGGCCGAAGAAGAAGCTGCGCGTAAAATCGGACTGCCTGTTCAAGAATATCTGAAGTATGAAAAAGGCGAAGATGATATTCCCATTAGTATTCTATATGAGATTGCCGATTGTTATCAGGTTGATTTAACGGATGTTCTTACCGGTGTCTCACCCAAGCTGCATGATGTCTGCTTCATCAAAAAGGGAAAGGGTCTCAAGGTTGAACGCTATGACCAGTATGATTTTCAGAGTCTGGCTTATCAGTACGTTAACAGAAAAATTGAACCGCTGCTGGTGACCCTAGATGCTGAAAATAGTCCTGAACTTGTTTCTCATCACGGACAGGAATTTAACTTTTGTCTGGAAGGCAAAATGAAAGTGATCATTGGCAGTATGGAATATGTGCTGGACCCGGGAGACTCTCTGTATTTTAATTCCTTAATTCCACATAAAATGCTGGCCCTTGAAAAAAGACCGGCAAAATTTTTGACCGTCATACTTTTATAA
- the mutY gene encoding A/G-specific adenine glycosylase: protein MNKLAGLVDKSKNIQEKPSEIAALLLTWYDQNKRDLPWRRTNDPYAVWLSEIMLQQTRVDTVIDYYLRFLERFPDICSLADADEEDVLTLWKGLGYYRRARNLHQAAIAVRDRYSGNFPRTFPEIRILPGIGDYTAGAIASIAYNLPYPAVDGNVLRVATRLLGLEDDISQQKIQKQIAEIIKEMIPKERAGDFTQALMELGAMCCTPNTPGCRDCPWRTVCTAHRTHRETVLPVKKKAKKATCFNYWTALVCNDGDILMEYRSNTQLLGNMWGLPLVRKESGSSAEELFHRDWELDLEPIKYLGSVQHVFTHQVWQMDVILFSLKPDSEVKSGLAWISRERLKDLPIPKAFQKVLELMNNGVVPVCPVGIDIND from the coding sequence TTGAATAAATTAGCAGGTCTAGTAGATAAATCGAAAAATATTCAAGAGAAACCGTCAGAGATTGCTGCGTTATTATTGACCTGGTATGACCAAAATAAAAGGGATCTGCCCTGGAGAAGAACGAACGACCCCTATGCGGTTTGGTTATCGGAAATCATGCTTCAGCAAACACGGGTCGATACGGTTATAGATTATTACCTGAGGTTCCTGGAACGGTTCCCGGATATTTGCAGCCTGGCTGATGCAGATGAAGAAGACGTTTTAACCCTATGGAAAGGTCTCGGCTACTACCGTCGGGCCAGGAACCTTCATCAGGCTGCCATCGCGGTCCGCGATAGGTACAGCGGGAATTTTCCGCGCACTTTTCCGGAAATCCGTATTTTACCAGGAATCGGTGACTATACGGCTGGGGCTATCGCAAGCATTGCTTACAATCTGCCTTATCCGGCTGTCGACGGGAATGTACTGCGGGTCGCAACCCGTCTTCTAGGACTTGAAGATGACATCAGCCAGCAAAAAATCCAAAAGCAAATTGCTGAAATCATCAAAGAGATGATTCCCAAGGAAAGGGCAGGAGATTTTACCCAGGCGCTGATGGAACTTGGCGCAATGTGCTGTACACCCAATACTCCCGGTTGCCGGGACTGTCCCTGGCGTACCGTCTGTACTGCCCATCGTACGCACAGGGAGACTGTCCTGCCGGTTAAGAAGAAAGCAAAAAAAGCAACCTGCTTCAATTACTGGACGGCGCTTGTCTGTAACGACGGGGATATTCTGATGGAGTACCGTAGCAATACACAGCTGCTTGGCAACATGTGGGGACTGCCGCTCGTCCGAAAGGAATCTGGTTCATCTGCGGAAGAACTGTTCCATCGCGACTGGGAGTTAGATCTCGAACCTATTAAATACTTGGGCAGCGTTCAACATGTTTTCACACATCAGGTCTGGCAAATGGATGTTATTTTGTTTTCGCTCAAGCCGGACTCAGAAGTAAAATCAGGGCTTGCTTGGATTTCCCGGGAGAGACTAAAGGACCTCCCGATTCCAAAGGCATTTCAAAAAGTACTTGAGCTAATGAATAATGGCGTCGTCCCAGTCTGTCCAGTTGGGATCGATATTAATGATTGA
- a CDS encoding alpha/beta hydrolase, whose amino-acid sequence MREKRSYWNIHPSEQIFMTQWQPDTLPAKAIILMIHGISEHSGRYAPFARELTDAGYMVYAYDQRGHGKTAEKQGFDISAGHDGWNLMVRDVYDLVALIKRDNPRLPLFIFGHSMGSFILRHYMHLYGNKQGIQGVILSGPGGDTTFRLYYGLFLCGTMALIKGKSYQSKWIQELTFKNFNARCPENRTAYDWLTTDPAAVDQYIQDSYCGGICTLAFYRDFFGGILEVQKQSNVRKMPKEVPVLILSGQMDPVGHYGKISIALHHGYQKAGIRDVTLKQYEKSRHELHNETNRDQVLLDIIQWMDAKTEHN is encoded by the coding sequence ATGAGAGAAAAGCGAAGTTATTGGAATATCCATCCTTCGGAGCAAATATTTATGACCCAATGGCAGCCGGATACGCTCCCCGCCAAAGCAATCATCCTGATGATTCACGGCATATCGGAGCATTCCGGCAGATATGCACCGTTTGCCAGGGAGTTGACGGATGCAGGGTATATGGTTTATGCCTACGACCAAAGAGGCCATGGCAAAACAGCTGAAAAGCAAGGCTTTGACATATCCGCCGGCCACGACGGCTGGAATCTTATGGTGCGCGATGTCTATGATTTGGTTGCTCTGATTAAAAGAGACAATCCCAGACTGCCGCTGTTTATTTTCGGTCATAGTATGGGAAGCTTTATTCTCCGGCACTATATGCATCTTTATGGAAATAAGCAGGGAATACAAGGAGTCATTTTATCCGGCCCAGGCGGAGACACGACGTTTAGGCTATACTATGGCCTTTTCTTATGCGGGACCATGGCGCTGATCAAAGGAAAAAGCTATCAAAGCAAATGGATACAGGAGCTTACTTTTAAAAATTTCAATGCCCGGTGTCCTGAAAACCGGACCGCCTATGACTGGCTGACCACGGACCCGGCTGCAGTTGACCAATATATTCAGGACAGCTACTGCGGAGGCATATGTACGTTGGCGTTTTATCGCGATTTTTTTGGCGGCATCCTGGAAGTTCAGAAGCAATCCAATGTCAGGAAAATGCCAAAAGAAGTCCCGGTCCTGATTCTTTCCGGCCAAATGGACCCTGTTGGGCACTACGGGAAAATTAGCATAGCCTTGCACCATGGTTATCAAAAAGCCGGTATAAGGGATGTCACACTCAAACAATATGAAAAGAGCAGGCATGAACTGCATAATGAAACGAACCGCGATCAGGTTCTTCTGGATATCATTCAATGGATGGATGCCAAGACTGAGCATAATTAG
- a CDS encoding DNA-binding protein produces the protein MAETIRFVHCAGFQFDSRSWEGPPSWSAMRNQDLWQTFETVLTLCQKEKADFLFVTGDLFDQEYTRKETVERVYCSFSRLKDTYVCITPGDQDPLVISSAYRFAEWPDNVHIFAGGISHIEIPAKRTVIYGSGWTNYRQERIDLGMIQSVLHNVPIQMMLLHAEIASPRNTDGFIPLEPEAIIASGLTYLALGHQQKFSGLHQAGDTLWADCGYPEARSFRDSGPHGVLFGETDGKLTRVDFVELGRRSYIEKFWPQAVEPKEIAITLLADTTKEERQRDLFRITLSGPFPDPENTIQVLQKLLSEDFSYFEVYHTSQSDSVLSDDSSVTRRKASGFPDLIEVFRNETRKRLSSENRPEEQRRWELVQKIGLAAISQGREDYED, from the coding sequence ATGGCGGAAACGATTCGTTTTGTGCATTGTGCCGGATTTCAATTTGACAGCCGTTCCTGGGAAGGCCCGCCTTCCTGGTCAGCAATGCGCAATCAAGACTTATGGCAGACTTTCGAAACCGTCCTGACATTATGTCAAAAAGAGAAAGCAGACTTTCTGTTTGTAACAGGCGACTTATTTGATCAGGAATACACCCGTAAAGAAACAGTCGAACGTGTCTACTGTTCGTTCTCCAGATTGAAGGACACCTATGTCTGTATCACGCCTGGGGATCAGGATCCTTTGGTCATCTCTTCCGCCTACCGTTTTGCTGAATGGCCTGATAATGTTCATATCTTTGCAGGGGGCATCAGCCATATTGAAATTCCGGCCAAAAGAACTGTCATCTATGGCTCGGGATGGACGAATTACCGTCAGGAGCGGATTGATTTGGGGATGATTCAATCTGTCTTACACAATGTGCCCATCCAGATGATGCTGCTCCATGCAGAGATAGCGTCCCCACGAAATACGGATGGGTTTATTCCTCTGGAACCAGAGGCGATTATAGCGAGTGGTTTAACTTATCTGGCGTTAGGGCATCAGCAGAAATTCAGTGGGCTGCATCAGGCTGGTGATACTTTATGGGCGGATTGCGGATACCCTGAGGCCCGGAGTTTTCGGGACAGCGGACCGCATGGCGTACTTTTCGGAGAAACAGACGGAAAATTAACGCGGGTCGATTTTGTGGAACTTGGCAGGCGGAGCTATATTGAGAAATTCTGGCCGCAGGCGGTTGAACCGAAAGAAATTGCTATCACGCTTTTAGCGGATACAACAAAAGAAGAAAGGCAAAGAGATTTGTTCCGGATTACTCTGTCTGGGCCATTTCCGGATCCGGAAAATACAATCCAGGTTTTACAGAAGCTTCTGTCTGAAGACTTCAGCTACTTTGAGGTTTATCATACATCTCAATCTGATTCGGTCCTCAGCGATGATAGCAGCGTTACAAGGCGTAAAGCCAGTGGTTTCCCGGATTTAATCGAAGTATTCAGGAATGAGACCCGAAAACGCCTTTCTTCTGAGAACCGGCCTGAAGAACAGCGGCGCTGGGAATTGGTTCAGAAAATTGGGTTGGCTGCAATCAGTCAGGGACGGGAAGATTATGAGGATTGA
- a CDS encoding AEC family transporter: MELQGVYNQLGILFLTILLGYVLAKVKIISPAATQVFSKFVLTIALPALILSGMRVSFTTERLHTALFVFLLTIPCYGLAFLVGKLTARILTKDLTRKSVFNFGIVFANTGFLGFPIFQALYGKEAIFYAAIYNIMFNLLLYTLGIKIMNTNKTEHTRLDLKKIINPGVGASVIGFILFITAVPLPEFMTGTIDAIGNTCVPLSMLTIGATLSELPLQKMFSDIGIYILSVVRLLVMPLLTLVLVKYIFQIDQMWLIAIPVIMAGMPIATNTVLMAIEYKNNAHLASQTVLISTLLSCLSIPLLILILSHF, from the coding sequence GTGGAACTACAAGGCGTCTATAACCAACTTGGAATTTTGTTTTTAACGATTCTGCTGGGTTATGTCCTGGCCAAAGTGAAAATTATCTCGCCGGCAGCGACCCAGGTTTTTTCTAAATTTGTCCTGACAATTGCACTCCCGGCCTTGATCCTGTCTGGGATGAGAGTTTCTTTTACAACAGAGAGGTTACATACGGCACTTTTTGTTTTCCTGCTTACGATACCCTGTTACGGTCTTGCCTTTCTTGTCGGAAAACTAACAGCGAGGATCCTGACCAAAGATCTAACCAGAAAATCCGTCTTTAATTTTGGAATTGTCTTTGCAAATACAGGCTTTTTAGGCTTTCCGATATTTCAGGCACTCTATGGCAAAGAAGCAATATTTTATGCCGCGATCTACAATATTATGTTTAACTTGTTGCTGTATACGCTCGGTATCAAGATCATGAATACGAATAAAACCGAGCATACAAGACTAGACCTGAAAAAGATTATTAATCCTGGAGTGGGAGCGAGTGTCATCGGATTCATTTTATTTATCACCGCCGTTCCGCTGCCTGAATTCATGACCGGCACGATTGATGCGATCGGAAATACCTGTGTTCCTCTGTCCATGCTGACCATTGGGGCAACCTTAAGTGAACTACCGCTTCAAAAGATGTTTAGTGATATCGGTATTTATATCCTGTCGGTCGTCAGATTGCTCGTGATGCCGTTATTAACCCTGGTTTTGGTCAAATATATCTTTCAGATTGATCAGATGTGGCTGATTGCTATACCGGTCATCATGGCCGGTATGCCTATCGCGACCAATACGGTTTTAATGGCGATTGAATATAAAAATAATGCACATCTGGCATCGCAGACGGTGCTGATTTCAACCTTGCTTAGCTGTTTATCGATTCCATTGCTGATACTTATACTGTCTCATTTTTAA
- a CDS encoding AMP-binding protein — translation MNLASRYIGKTDFDSYEDFCANYQVKVPKNFNFAYDIVDEYARLEPERPALVWCDDHGNERVFTFTDLKKYSDKTANMLSEAGICKGDKVMLILRRRYEVYIAILALAKIGAIYIPSSNQLTQKDIVYRNNAASIKAIIAYNDPIILDHVEASREESVTLETLFLVGAKRPGWVDFSSSMEAASENWVRPTGADATTNDDTMIIYFTSGTTSMPKMAIQSFTYPLGHIVTAKYWQRVVDGGLHLTVSDSGWAKFGWGKIYGQWICGTAQFVYDMDKFIPEKLLEMMQKYKLSTFCAPPTIYRFLLENELEKYDLSSIVHCSTAGEPLNPDVFNRFKSLTGLSILNGFGQTETTVLVANFEWLDIYPGAMGKPNPAYKIDVVDENGAPCPPGVEGELVIREADSNKPAGLFCGYYRDETGTKKVWYDDTYHTGDMAYWDEHGFLWFVGRNDDVIKASGYRISPFEVESALIEHPAVVECAVTGAPDAVRGTVVKATVVLAKGYTASETLKKEIQDYVKKVTAPYKYPRILEFVDELPKTIGGKIKRAQIRREDTEKFQG, via the coding sequence ATGAACCTCGCTTCAAGATATATTGGGAAAACCGATTTTGATTCTTATGAAGATTTTTGTGCGAATTATCAAGTGAAAGTACCGAAAAATTTTAATTTTGCGTATGATATTGTCGATGAATATGCCCGTCTGGAACCAGAGCGTCCAGCGCTGGTTTGGTGCGACGACCACGGTAATGAACGGGTCTTTACCTTTACCGACCTGAAAAAATACTCGGATAAAACGGCGAACATGTTAAGCGAAGCCGGGATTTGCAAGGGTGACAAAGTCATGCTGATTCTGAGAAGGCGTTATGAAGTGTACATAGCGATTCTGGCTCTGGCCAAAATTGGTGCGATCTATATTCCTTCTTCCAATCAGCTTACGCAGAAGGATATTGTTTATCGCAATAATGCCGCATCGATTAAAGCGATCATCGCCTATAATGATCCGATAATTCTCGACCATGTCGAAGCTTCCAGGGAAGAATCAGTAACGCTTGAGACGCTTTTTCTGGTCGGGGCTAAGCGTCCAGGCTGGGTTGATTTTAGCAGCAGCATGGAGGCCGCTTCCGAAAATTGGGTCCGGCCGACAGGTGCTGACGCCACAACGAACGACGACACGATGATCATCTATTTCACGTCAGGGACCACGAGCATGCCCAAAATGGCTATTCAGAGCTTCACCTATCCGCTTGGTCATATTGTGACGGCCAAATACTGGCAGCGCGTCGTGGATGGCGGGCTTCACCTGACGGTTTCCGATTCCGGTTGGGCTAAATTCGGCTGGGGAAAAATTTACGGCCAGTGGATTTGCGGAACGGCACAGTTTGTCTATGATATGGACAAGTTTATACCTGAGAAGCTGCTGGAAATGATGCAAAAATATAAGCTGTCTACGTTTTGCGCGCCTCCAACCATTTACCGTTTCCTGCTGGAAAACGAATTGGAAAAATATGACCTGTCTTCAATTGTCCACTGCTCCACAGCCGGGGAACCTTTGAATCCGGATGTCTTTAACAGATTTAAAAGTCTGACCGGCTTAAGCATTTTAAATGGATTTGGTCAGACTGAGACAACGGTATTGGTCGCGAACTTTGAATGGCTGGATATTTATCCGGGAGCGATGGGCAAACCGAATCCGGCCTATAAGATCGATGTGGTTGATGAAAACGGAGCTCCATGTCCTCCAGGCGTTGAAGGGGAACTGGTCATCCGCGAGGCTGATTCCAATAAGCCTGCCGGGTTGTTCTGCGGGTACTACAGGGATGAAACTGGAACCAAAAAAGTATGGTATGACGATACTTACCACACAGGGGATATGGCCTACTGGGACGAACACGGCTTTTTATGGTTTGTTGGCCGCAATGATGATGTTATTAAGGCGTCCGGCTACAGGATCAGTCCTTTTGAAGTTGAAAGCGCGCTGATTGAACATCCCGCTGTCGTAGAGTGTGCTGTAACCGGCGCCCCGGATGCCGTCAGGGGAACGGTCGTTAAAGCAACTGTTGTGCTGGCCAAAGGCTATACGGCTTCCGAAACGTTAAAAAAAGAGATCCAGGACTATGTCAAAAAGGTGACGGCTCCATACAAATACCCGAGGATACTTGAATTTGTCGACGAGCTGCCGAAGACGATCGGCGGCAAGATCAAACGCGCCCAGATCCGTCGCGAAGATACGGAAAAGTTTCAGGGATAA
- a CDS encoding PilZ domain-containing protein produces MEVFQEKRKYFRVDLIHDIPATAKISAINNQKVEVEKTFPITILDLSTGGIYAFIPVDIPVNIVIIDIMFTFENEEFSFNALIIRKTPKDDGFEYGMKFLFHSQKDESRITRCLNQYKIKHTRFMKIQLDLRKQKYIGCFVKVLELIEEPACLITSRRIVVATNKAAQESGVKLGERCYSTVAKRHRACPFCLLEDAQKADRLLEANAVVQEQSCKARWLYLEDHYMIHYFTRKEGLKDE; encoded by the coding sequence ATGGAAGTCTTTCAGGAAAAACGAAAGTATTTCCGCGTCGATTTGATTCATGATATTCCGGCCACAGCAAAAATTTCCGCGATTAACAACCAGAAGGTCGAAGTGGAGAAAACATTTCCGATTACAATCCTAGATTTGAGCACAGGCGGGATATATGCTTTTATCCCCGTGGATATTCCCGTCAATATTGTCATCATCGATATCATGTTTACGTTTGAAAATGAAGAATTCTCATTTAATGCGTTGATTATCCGCAAGACCCCCAAAGATGACGGCTTTGAATACGGGATGAAGTTCCTTTTTCACTCCCAGAAAGATGAAAGCCGGATCACCCGATGTCTGAATCAATATAAAATCAAGCATACCCGCTTTATGAAGATTCAGCTTGATTTACGCAAACAGAAATACATCGGATGCTTTGTCAAGGTCCTAGAGCTGATCGAAGAACCGGCTTGTCTGATTACGAGCCGACGGATCGTTGTCGCCACAAATAAAGCAGCGCAAGAAAGCGGTGTCAAACTTGGCGAACGCTGTTATTCCACGGTCGCCAAACGGCATCGTGCCTGTCCATTTTGCCTGCTGGAAGACGCCCAAAAAGCGGACCGTCTTCTTGAGGCAAATGCCGTTGTGCAGGAACAAAGCTGTAAGGCCCGCTGGTTATACCTCGAGGATCATTACATGATCCACTATTTCACGCGAAAGGAAGGATTGAAAGATGAATGA
- a CDS encoding bifunctional UDP-sugar hydrolase/5'-nucleotidase, whose amino-acid sequence MKRIKSAMAVFLIGAMLVLSINSPISADDTQKSMTILFTHDMHDHLLPVKDEQNGVIKQSGGFARLQSAITAGKENDPDALLVDAGDYSMGTPFQTIFRTDSPELRVMGQMGYDAVTLGNHEYDYRASGLADSLQSAVAARKAGEVLPEIVQANVSFPAKQDGSLTPSLAALQQAYQDYGIKEYTVIEKKGVKIGIFGLMGKDAASNAPKAEVEFTDPVENAKRIVSLLKKENVDLIVCLSHCGTWKDVAESEDQILAKKVPDIDVIISGHTHTKVEVPIIEGKTLICSAEDSCKNLGVLQISRKSGTDWELAAYRLQTINESLLDDQQVAETVNRFKQQVQDKFFTPFQLNFDQVLAESPYNFRKVNDILNTHQEDPLANLISDAYVYAVKKAEASDYIPVDVAVVPAGTIRGTFFKGAITAADAFSVSSLGTGPDNIPGYPLVSVYLTGQELKTLCEVDASISSMMAEAQLFMSGIDFTYNPNRMIFNKVTNAVLQKPDGSVEEIDDTKLYRVVAGLYSAQMLSIVGDKSFGLLSIVPKTEEGTPVTDFETRIVRDAAGNNTEVKEWQALALYLQSFAKVGGVPTIPDDYSSVLGRKVADNSHNPISLLSNPNKITLTVYAVVLVVLALISFAIYRIATRRKRLTQTKHKSV is encoded by the coding sequence ATGAAAAGAATTAAGTCTGCTATGGCCGTTTTCCTGATTGGCGCAATGCTCGTATTATCCATAAATTCTCCGATTTCGGCTGACGATACTCAGAAGAGCATGACAATCTTGTTTACACATGATATGCATGACCATCTCTTGCCGGTCAAAGATGAACAAAACGGTGTAATCAAACAGTCCGGCGGATTTGCCAGACTCCAGAGCGCCATTACTGCCGGGAAAGAGAATGATCCGGATGCTTTGCTCGTCGATGCCGGAGATTATTCGATGGGAACACCATTTCAAACGATTTTCCGGACAGACTCCCCGGAGCTTCGCGTGATGGGGCAGATGGGATATGATGCTGTAACTTTGGGCAATCACGAATATGACTACAGGGCATCCGGACTGGCCGACAGCTTGCAGTCAGCGGTGGCCGCCCGTAAAGCCGGAGAAGTTCTGCCGGAAATTGTTCAGGCCAATGTCTCGTTTCCCGCAAAACAGGACGGCAGCCTAACCCCTTCACTCGCAGCTCTGCAGCAGGCTTATCAGGATTATGGGATCAAGGAATACACCGTCATTGAAAAGAAGGGTGTGAAGATTGGCATTTTTGGTCTAATGGGGAAAGATGCAGCTTCCAATGCGCCAAAGGCAGAAGTGGAATTCACAGATCCTGTGGAAAATGCTAAACGGATTGTTTCCCTTTTAAAAAAGGAAAACGTTGATTTAATCGTCTGCTTATCCCATTGCGGAACATGGAAGGATGTAGCCGAATCTGAAGACCAGATCCTGGCAAAAAAGGTTCCGGATATCGATGTAATCATCAGTGGCCACACCCACACTAAAGTTGAAGTACCGATCATCGAAGGGAAAACATTGATTTGTTCCGCTGAAGACAGCTGCAAGAACCTCGGTGTCCTGCAAATTTCCCGGAAGTCCGGTACGGATTGGGAACTTGCCGCTTACCGGCTGCAGACGATTAATGAAAGCCTGCTTGACGATCAGCAGGTTGCTGAAACTGTCAACCGCTTCAAGCAGCAGGTTCAGGACAAATTTTTTACACCGTTTCAGTTGAATTTTGATCAAGTGTTGGCAGAATCCCCTTATAACTTCCGGAAAGTCAACGATATTTTGAATACGCATCAGGAAGACCCTTTAGCCAACCTGATTTCTGATGCCTATGTTTATGCTGTGAAGAAGGCGGAGGCTTCAGACTATATTCCTGTGGATGTCGCAGTTGTACCTGCCGGGACGATCAGAGGTACCTTTTTTAAGGGGGCCATTACAGCTGCCGACGCCTTTAGCGTAAGCTCCCTCGGGACCGGACCGGATAATATTCCAGGGTATCCGCTGGTTTCTGTCTATTTAACCGGCCAGGAGTTAAAGACCCTGTGCGAAGTAGATGCCTCAATCTCATCGATGATGGCTGAAGCTCAGTTGTTTATGTCAGGTATTGATTTCACGTATAATCCGAACCGGATGATATTCAATAAGGTCACTAACGCCGTATTGCAGAAACCGGACGGCTCTGTTGAAGAAATTGACGATACCAAATTATACAGGGTAGTTGCCGGTTTGTATTCTGCTCAGATGCTTTCGATTGTCGGCGATAAATCTTTCGGTCTGTTGTCCATTGTACCCAAAACAGAAGAGGGTACGCCGGTTACCGACTTTGAAACCCGGATCGTCAGAGACGCAGCCGGAAATAATACCGAAGTTAAAGAATGGCAGGCACTCGCCTTATATCTTCAGTCATTTGCCAAAGTCGGCGGAGTTCCAACGATTCCCGATGATTACAGCAGTGTACTTGGAAGAAAAGTGGCTGACAACAGCCACAATCCAATATCCCTGCTCAGTAATCCGAACAAAATTACCCTGACGGTCTACGCTGTAGTTCTTGTTGTCCTAGCGCTGATTAGTTTTGCGATTTACAGGATCGCTACCCGCCGTAAACGTTTGACCCAAACCAAACATAAATCTGTTTAA